The Dehalococcoidales bacterium genomic sequence CTTCGTTGATATGAATATTAAAACTAAATCCCGAATCGAGGATATTCTCACCGAGAAAGCCTTTTTCTTCGGCTTGAGCCAGTGCCAAACGGACTCTTTTAACCGCCAAGGGGTATTCGGCACGAATATAAATATAACCCTCGGTTGCGCCGGTAGCATAGGCCGCAATAGTCATTCCTTCGATAACGGTATGCGGGTCGGCTTCCATAATACTTCTGTCCATAAATGCCCCAGGGTCACCCTCGTCGGCATTACAAATCATATATTTAATATCGCTTTGCTCTTTTTGGCAAAACTCCCATTTCATTCCGGTTGGGAAACCGGCGCCGCCTCTGCCGCGTAAGCCGGATTTTTTAACCTCTTCAACAACCTCAGTCGGTGTCATTTCGGAAAGGACCTTGCGCAGTGCGAGATAACCTTCTTTTTCGATATAGGCTTCGATTTTTTCCGGATTTATACGCCCGCAATTACGCAAAATAATGCGCTGCTGTTTGCGATAGAAATTAATATCTTTATAGTAACGAATATGTTTGCCGCTCACAGGGTCGGTAAAAAGGAGCCTTTCAACCGGCTTATCTTCAATAAAATGGGATTGAATAATCTCATCGACGTCTTCGACTTTAAGCCGGGTATAAAAGATATCATCAGGCTTAATAATTGCAATCGGCCCCTGTTCGCAAAAACCGTGGCATCCCGTAAAATCTATTTTGATGTTGGTTAAACCCAACTCTGCCGTTTTTTGTTCCAGAGCCTTGCGTATTTCGCTTGATTTCCCCGATACGCAGCCGGTACCCTCGCAGATGTAAACGGTATAATTTTTATTGTTTGCCATCATTGGCCGCCTTATTTCTTGCTTTTAGCAAGTCGGTTACTTTTTGCGGGGTCATGTTGCGCTGAACTTCGTCATCGATAACCATTGTCGGCGCCAGTGCACAGGCACCGATACAGGCAACGGTTTCCAAGGAATATTTGCCGTCCGCGCTGGTCTCTCCCGGTTTAATATTTAACTCACGCTCAGCGGTTTCCAAAACCCTCGCTCCGCCGCGCACATGGCAAGCGGTTCCTTGGCAAACCTTAATGGTATGTTCCCCGGGTTTGGTAAAACGAAATTGCGAATAAAAACTGGCAACACTGTAAACATCATTTTCGGATATACCCAAATAAGAGCTTATCTCCGAAACGGCTGCGCAGGAAATATATCTCTCTTTTCCCTGTACTTCTTGCAGTATCGGGATAAGATTTCTCCTATCGTTGGAATGTTGCTTTAAAATATCACCTATCGTCGCAGTCATTAAAACTCCTCTGTAAGTATCTCACTTATCTTTGTAAAAACATTAAAGGATTATAACCCAAACCCAAAGTCAATACAAAAGATTTATTTATTGTTTTAGGCGGGTAATTTATACCCAACCCCTGAGTTTCATTGCCTCTACAACGCGCTCAACCGCTCTGACATAGGCAGCTTGGCGCATATTGATTTTATATTCCTTGCTTGTTTCTAAAACCGAATGATAAGCGGCGGTCATTTTTTTATCCAGTTTTTGGCGAACCTCGGCTTCATCCCAGCTGTACATATAGAAGTTTTGCACCATTTCAAAGTACGAAACGGTTACCCCGCCGGCATTGCAAAGGAAATCGGGGATAACATGGACACCGTTTTGATAAAGGATATCATCCGCTCCGGGGGTTGTCGGTCCGTTGGAAAGTTCAGCCAGGATTTTGGCTTTAACTTGACCGGCATTTTTTTCGGTAATACAGTTTTCGACTGCCGCCGGAATAAGAATATCAACCTCAAGCTCAAGGAGTTCATCGTTAGAAATTTGGGTCATCCCCGGCAGGTTGCAAACGGAACTGGTTGTGCTTTTGCATTCATAGGCATGGGTTGGATCGATTCCCTCATCGTTTAAGGTACAGCAAACACCGCCCTTACTGTCGCAGACAGCGACTATTTTGGAACCGAACAGTTCTTTGCATAATCTGGCGGCATGGTATCCGGCATTACCGTAACCCTGTATCGCTACCGTCGCATTGGCAAGGTCAATTCCAAGTGTTTTTGCCGCTTCCCTGATAGTTATCATTCCGCCTCTGGCGGTTGCATCGCTGCGTCCGGGAGAACCTCCCAAGGGCAGGGGTTTACCGGTAATAACACCGAATTGCGTTTTACCGGCAATTGACGAATATTCATCCATCATCCATGCCATAATCTGGGGAGAGGTATAAACATCGGGGGCAGGAACATCTCTTTCGGGCCCCACAAATTGATAAATAGCGCGCATATAAGCCCGGCTTAAGCGTTCAAGTTCGCCGGTTGACAGTTCTTTGGGGTTGCAGACCACACCGCCCTTACCGCCACCCAAAGGCAGATCCAAAAGCGAAGCCTTCCATGTCATCCACGAAGAAAGGGCTCTTACCGTATCGATTGTTTCATCGGGATGGAATCTGATACCGCCTTTTGCGGGGCCTCGGGCATCGTTATGTTGGACTCTAAACCCTTGGAATACCTTTACCGACCCGTCATCCATTTTAACCGGCAATGAAACATGTAACTCCCTCATCGGAGTTTTGAGCATTGCGGTTATTCCCGGAGATAAGTTTAAGATTTTGGCACAAGCGTCTATTTGCTGTTTGGCTACTTCGAATGGATTAATACCCGACATTTTTATTCTCCTTTTATTTTTAACACCTTTTAGTTTAAATTATAATTTTATTTCGGAATAATGAACAAGGTCTTTATAATCAACAACCGTATTCATGGCATAACTGATACTGTTAATATCGGCCTCACCGGCAGCCGCTATCGGATTTAAGCCGCCGATTAAGACAACCCCGACGCGATTTAAATCAATCGGAACCTGGCAAACGGCTTCGCTGATGTTACCCAGCAAAAAGATATCGCCCAGTCCCGCTTTTTTAAGT encodes the following:
- a CDS encoding Glu/Leu/Phe/Val dehydrogenase, with protein sequence MSGINPFEVAKQQIDACAKILNLSPGITAMLKTPMRELHVSLPVKMDDGSVKVFQGFRVQHNDARGPAKGGIRFHPDETIDTVRALSSWMTWKASLLDLPLGGGKGGVVCNPKELSTGELERLSRAYMRAIYQFVGPERDVPAPDVYTSPQIMAWMMDEYSSIAGKTQFGVITGKPLPLGGSPGRSDATARGGMITIREAAKTLGIDLANATVAIQGYGNAGYHAARLCKELFGSKIVAVCDSKGGVCCTLNDEGIDPTHAYECKSTTSSVCNLPGMTQISNDELLELEVDILIPAAVENCITEKNAGQVKAKILAELSNGPTTPGADDILYQNGVHVIPDFLCNAGGVTVSYFEMVQNFYMYSWDEAEVRQKLDKKMTAAYHSVLETSKEYKINMRQAAYVRAVERVVEAMKLRGWV
- the nuoE gene encoding NADH-quinone oxidoreductase subunit NuoE: MTATIGDILKQHSNDRRNLIPILQEVQGKERYISCAAVSEISSYLGISENDVYSVASFYSQFRFTKPGEHTIKVCQGTACHVRGGARVLETAERELNIKPGETSADGKYSLETVACIGACALAPTMVIDDEVQRNMTPQKVTDLLKARNKAANDGKQ